Proteins encoded within one genomic window of Rhodobacteraceae bacterium LMO-JJ12:
- the pstB gene encoding phosphate ABC transporter ATP-binding protein PstB yields the protein MNDMRKIELAEMTNEPKITARNVNVHYGDTHALKDVDVDIAEKTVTAFIGPSGCGKSTFLRCLNRMNDTIDICRVTGKIEMGGRDIYHKSIDPVQLRAQVGMVFQKPNPFPKSIYDNIAYGPRIHGLARSKAELDEIVEMSLRRGAIWNEVKDRLDQPGTGLSGGQQQRLCIARAVATQPEVLLMDEPCSALDPIATAQVEELIDELRRDYSVVIVTHSMQQAARVSQKTAFFHLGHLVEFNDTDQIFTNPQDSRTESYITGKIG from the coding sequence ATGAACGACATGAGAAAGATCGAGCTGGCCGAAATGACAAATGAACCCAAAATTACCGCAAGAAACGTTAACGTCCACTATGGCGACACGCATGCGCTGAAGGATGTGGATGTCGATATTGCCGAAAAAACCGTGACCGCCTTCATCGGGCCGTCGGGCTGTGGGAAATCGACGTTCCTGCGCTGTCTCAACCGGATGAATGATACGATCGACATCTGCCGCGTAACGGGCAAGATCGAGATGGGTGGCAGGGATATCTATCACAAGTCCATCGATCCGGTGCAATTGCGCGCGCAGGTCGGAATGGTGTTTCAGAAGCCAAACCCTTTCCCCAAGTCGATCTATGACAACATCGCCTATGGTCCGCGTATTCACGGGCTGGCCAGGTCGAAAGCCGAGCTTGACGAGATCGTCGAGATGTCGCTGCGGCGCGGTGCGATCTGGAATGAGGTCAAGGACCGGCTTGACCAACCGGGCACGGGGCTGTCGGGGGGACAACAACAGCGCCTATGCATTGCCCGCGCCGTGGCCACCCAACCCGAGGTGCTGTTGATGGATGAGCCGTGTTCGGCGCTTGACCCGATTGCGACCGCACAGGTCGAGGAGCTTATCGACGAGTTGCGCCGCGATTATTCGGTGGTGATTGTAACCCACTCGATGCAGCAGGCCGCGCGGGTCAGCCAGAAAACGGCGTTCTTCCATCTGGGTCATCTCGTTGAATTCAACGACACAGACCAGATTTTTACCAACCCGCAAGACAGCCGGACGGAAAGCTACATCACCGGCAAGATCGGATAA
- the phoU gene encoding phosphate signaling complex protein PhoU encodes MNDKHIVSSFDRDLEGIQASVVKMGGLVEEALSQAATALKRGDAELAQKVRAGDRVIDGLDLALKSDAARLLALRSPTAGDLRTVLSVMEISSHLERCGDYAKNIAKRTIAMSGSGEISGSFAALGQMSKFVETMIRDVLDAYIQRDAAKANEIIERDMEADQMYNTLFRSLLTHMMEDHRNIAIGMHLHFIAKNIERVGDHATGIAEQVIYLVTGEMPDDDRPKQDRTSLDFHESDD; translated from the coding sequence ATGAACGACAAACATATCGTGTCCTCGTTCGATCGGGATCTCGAAGGTATTCAGGCCAGCGTTGTGAAAATGGGCGGGCTTGTGGAAGAGGCGCTGTCGCAGGCGGCCACCGCTTTGAAGCGCGGAGATGCGGAGTTGGCGCAGAAGGTTCGTGCCGGTGATCGGGTGATCGACGGGCTTGACCTTGCGCTCAAGTCGGATGCCGCACGGTTGCTGGCGCTTCGTTCGCCTACGGCGGGGGATCTTCGCACGGTCCTCAGCGTGATGGAAATCAGCTCGCATCTGGAACGCTGTGGCGATTATGCAAAGAACATCGCCAAGCGCACGATCGCGATGTCGGGCAGCGGCGAAATCAGCGGCTCGTTTGCGGCGCTTGGGCAGATGTCCAAGTTTGTCGAGACGATGATCAGGGATGTATTGGACGCCTACATCCAGCGCGATGCGGCAAAAGCCAATGAGATCATCGAGCGGGATATGGAAGCCGATCAGATGTATAACACGCTGTTTCGCTCCCTGTTGACCCATATGATGGAAGATCACCGCAACATCGCAATCGGTATGCATTTGCATTTTATCGCCAAGAACATCGAGCGTGTTGGGGATCATGCGACGGGCATTGCCGAGCAGGTCATTTACCTGGTGACTGGTGAGATGCCTGATGACGATCGCCCGAAGCAGGATCGCACGTCTTTGGATTTTCACGAAAGCGATGATTGA
- a CDS encoding CPBP family intramembrane metalloprotease, with protein sequence MSRPSRYAAHDRFIAPALGTPGLRPVILGFIIIESLFELGQQLVLLSLQSFAPAFAKTVQYGDTPLGLLINLAIFGWLGVCIALVMRYAHGRNLLSLIGPTHLFAPQFRATLIYVALLFLATEAFLGGFALPDGATLRPLDGWLMLLAPALIALLIQTGTEELFYRGYLQQRIAVLIPHPAAWLILPNIAFALAHWSGAAPGIENAAYIVWAFCFGLAASDLTARAGTLGPAIALHLANNAYAFLFFAERSAPDSGLALVLYAPAPHSFAAPDSLLATGLPGELMLLGLTWLAARLAIKR encoded by the coding sequence ATGAGCCGCCCGTCGCGCTACGCCGCGCATGATCGGTTTATCGCCCCGGCCCTCGGCACACCCGGCCTGCGGCCTGTCATCCTCGGCTTCATCATCATCGAAAGCCTGTTTGAATTGGGCCAACAGCTTGTGTTGCTGTCGCTTCAGTCCTTCGCACCGGCCTTCGCCAAAACGGTGCAATACGGCGATACGCCACTCGGCCTGTTGATCAATCTCGCCATCTTCGGCTGGCTTGGGGTCTGCATTGCCCTGGTGATGCGTTACGCGCATGGCCGCAACCTGCTTAGCCTGATCGGCCCGACACATCTCTTCGCGCCGCAATTTCGCGCAACCCTGATCTATGTCGCGCTGCTTTTTCTGGCCACCGAAGCGTTCTTGGGCGGCTTCGCCCTTCCCGACGGCGCAACACTGCGCCCGCTTGACGGCTGGCTCATGTTGCTCGCCCCCGCACTTATCGCCCTGCTGATTCAGACCGGCACCGAAGAGCTGTTTTATCGTGGCTACCTGCAACAGCGCATCGCGGTTCTGATCCCCCACCCGGCGGCCTGGCTTATCCTGCCCAACATCGCCTTCGCGCTGGCACATTGGAGCGGCGCCGCGCCGGGGATCGAGAATGCCGCCTATATCGTCTGGGCCTTCTGCTTCGGCCTTGCCGCGTCCGATCTCACCGCGCGCGCCGGCACGCTCGGCCCCGCCATCGCGCTGCACCTGGCCAACAACGCCTACGCCTTCCTGTTCTTCGCCGAAAGATCGGCACCCGACAGCGGCCTTGCGCTGGTGCTCTACGCCCCCGCCCCGCATTCATTCGCGGCGCCCGACAGCCTTCTGGCCACCGGGCTACCCGGCGAACTGATGCTGCTGGGCCTCACCTGGCTCGCCGCCCGACTGGCGATCAAACGCTAG
- a CDS encoding CPBP family intramembrane metalloprotease, whose protein sequence is MHYNAHEYLVAPARPSAQLWRLALGLVIIVACFLAMGYSYFNLLAELVTKSEWPQLAAEIDKGSTPRGMFVILGYFGLLTLSLMLVTNQLHHRQLRTLIGPPRKALLDFLRVSVALCALATLLWILPEPENMATSPGLPPLRWLALLPLSLPLVFLQISAEELAFRGYLQSQLAARFPHPLVWIGLPALVFALMHYDPEIAGANAPFYVASAFVFGLAAADLTARSGTLGPALALHFAINISALLITAPQGHNFGLALQLYPFSPDDISTRATWVPYDMLMLLCAWLAARLAIIR, encoded by the coding sequence ATGCACTACAATGCCCATGAATACCTGGTGGCACCGGCCCGCCCCTCAGCCCAGCTTTGGCGGCTGGCACTTGGCCTCGTGATCATCGTCGCCTGCTTTCTGGCGATGGGCTATTCCTATTTCAATCTGCTCGCGGAACTGGTCACGAAATCGGAATGGCCCCAACTCGCCGCCGAGATCGACAAAGGCTCCACCCCGCGCGGCATGTTCGTGATCCTGGGTTATTTCGGCCTGCTCACCCTGTCACTGATGCTGGTCACCAACCAACTTCACCACCGCCAACTTCGCACGCTGATCGGTCCGCCGCGCAAGGCCCTGCTCGACTTTCTGCGCGTCAGCGTCGCACTCTGCGCCCTCGCCACGCTGCTTTGGATTCTGCCCGAACCGGAAAACATGGCGACAAGCCCCGGCCTTCCCCCCTTGCGATGGCTCGCACTTCTGCCCTTGTCGCTGCCGCTGGTGTTTCTTCAGATCAGCGCCGAGGAACTGGCCTTTCGCGGCTATCTGCAAAGCCAACTCGCGGCGCGCTTTCCCCACCCGCTGGTATGGATCGGCCTGCCTGCGCTGGTCTTCGCCCTGATGCATTATGACCCCGAAATCGCAGGCGCCAATGCACCCTTCTACGTGGCTTCGGCCTTCGTTTTTGGCCTGGCTGCCGCCGATCTCACCGCGCGCTCCGGCACCCTGGGACCGGCCCTAGCGCTGCATTTCGCGATCAATATCAGCGCTCTTCTGATCACCGCACCACAGGGCCATAACTTTGGCCTTGCTCTGCAACTCTACCCATTCTCACCCGATGACATTTCCACCCGCGCAACCTGGGTGCCCTATGACATGCTGATGTTGCTCTGCGCCTGGCTCGCCGCGCGGTTGGCCATCATCCGATGA
- a CDS encoding DUF6478 family protein — protein MAKTAGVIRELIYQATLRRWSRAARNAAKADLVQLRAERQKARRLKAHLDKLIHISESRLALPMIGSSAFAKPFDADWDWRPELWRGPLPVPGMSSAANKSMLGREVTLFHDCQRSELTLRQVRNLREVDLAPYGLRMDVFNFDGSFLSLVVDLPEESVHGLKKRHLLRIDTIVEMEKPLEIFARLNIKNGPNTEQIVRELPLGAEEVMVEFDLAYSKLNEKRVEKMWLDLIFEGPQMNQVTLRDLTFSRRPRAEL, from the coding sequence ATGGCGAAGACAGCGGGTGTCATACGGGAACTGATTTATCAGGCGACGCTCAGGCGGTGGTCGCGCGCGGCGCGTAATGCGGCCAAGGCCGATCTGGTGCAATTGCGGGCCGAGCGACAGAAGGCGCGGCGGCTGAAGGCGCATCTCGACAAGCTGATCCATATTTCGGAAAGCCGTCTTGCCCTGCCGATGATCGGGTCGAGCGCATTCGCAAAACCGTTTGACGCCGACTGGGACTGGCGCCCTGAGCTGTGGCGCGGGCCGCTGCCGGTGCCGGGTATGAGCTCGGCGGCTAACAAGAGCATGCTGGGCCGGGAGGTGACGCTGTTTCATGATTGCCAGCGTTCGGAACTGACCCTGCGCCAGGTACGCAACCTGCGCGAGGTCGATCTGGCACCCTATGGGTTGCGAATGGACGTGTTCAACTTTGACGGCTCGTTCCTGTCTCTGGTGGTGGATCTGCCCGAGGAGTCGGTGCACGGGTTGAAGAAGCGACACCTTCTGCGGATCGACACGATCGTTGAGATGGAAAAGCCGCTGGAGATCTTTGCCCGTCTGAACATCAAGAACGGACCCAACACCGAACAGATCGTGCGCGAGCTGCCGCTGGGGGCGGAGGAGGTGATGGTGGAATTCGACCTCGCTTATTCCAAACTGAACGAGAAACGGGTCGAGAAGATGTGGCTTGATCTGATTTTCGAGGGGCCGCAGATGAACCAAGTCACGCTGCGAGATCTGACCTTCAGCCGCCGCCCCAGGGCCGAGCTTTAG
- a CDS encoding NADPH-dependent 2,4-dienoyl-CoA reductase — protein sequence MSQYSHLLAPLDLGHTTLKNRVLMGSMHTGLEERGDWNRVAEYYADRARGGVALMVTGGIAPNTEGGVAPGAAGLYTEQDIANHKLVTDRVHEAGGKIVMQILHAGRYAYSPECVSASAVKSPISPFVPKELDEAGIEKQIADFATSAARAQEAGYDGVEVMGSEGYFLNQFLVTHTNKRTDRWGGSYENRMRLPIEVVKRVRAAVGTDFIIIYRLSMIDLVPNGSTHDEVVQLAQEIEKAGASIINTGIGWHEARIPTIATSVPRRAFSWVTKKLMGKVGIPVITSNRINTPDVAEAVLAEGCADMVSMARPFLADADFVNKAADGRADEIAPCIGCNQACLDHTFSGKISSCLVNPLACYETEVEISPTTAPKKVAVVGAGPAGLSVAMTAARRGHKVTLFDKAGEIGGQLNMAKVIPGKEEFFGLVEWFDTMMDKYGVELRLNTQASAEDMAGFDEVVVATGVLPRDPGIEGQDREGVLSYVDLLRGKAETGKRVAVIGAGGIGFDVSEYLVHEGESPTENLDLWREEWGVGDPEETRGGLAPEGPQPHAPARHVTLMQRKAKALGKGLGKTTGWIHRAALKMKNVDMIGGVNYEKIDDAGLHISFGEGRENPRVIECDNVILCAGQISERSLADALIAKGVACHVIGGADVAAELDAKRAIDQGVRLGATL from the coding sequence ATGTCGCAATATTCGCATCTGCTTGCCCCGCTTGATCTGGGCCATACCACTTTGAAAAACCGGGTTCTGATGGGCTCGATGCATACCGGGCTGGAAGAGCGCGGTGACTGGAACCGGGTGGCCGAATATTATGCCGATCGGGCGCGTGGCGGTGTTGCATTGATGGTGACGGGCGGAATTGCACCTAACACTGAGGGTGGCGTGGCGCCCGGTGCGGCGGGGCTTTACACCGAGCAGGACATCGCCAATCACAAGCTGGTCACGGATCGGGTGCATGAAGCGGGCGGCAAAATTGTCATGCAGATCCTGCATGCGGGCCGCTATGCCTATAGCCCCGAATGCGTCAGCGCGAGCGCAGTGAAATCGCCGATTTCGCCGTTTGTGCCCAAGGAACTGGATGAGGCCGGGATCGAAAAGCAGATCGCCGATTTCGCCACCAGCGCCGCGCGCGCGCAAGAGGCGGGGTATGACGGTGTCGAGGTGATGGGGTCGGAAGGCTATTTCCTCAATCAGTTTCTTGTCACCCACACCAACAAGCGGACCGACCGCTGGGGCGGGTCTTATGAGAATCGTATGCGGCTGCCTATCGAGGTGGTCAAACGGGTGCGTGCAGCAGTCGGGACCGATTTCATCATCATCTATCGGCTGTCGATGATTGATCTGGTGCCGAATGGCTCGACCCATGACGAGGTTGTGCAGCTGGCGCAGGAAATCGAGAAGGCGGGCGCCAGCATCATCAATACCGGCATCGGCTGGCATGAGGCGCGTATTCCCACGATTGCCACATCGGTGCCGCGCCGGGCGTTTTCCTGGGTGACGAAGAAGTTGATGGGCAAGGTGGGCATTCCGGTGATCACCTCGAACCGGATCAACACGCCGGATGTGGCCGAGGCGGTGTTGGCCGAGGGCTGTGCCGATATGGTCAGCATGGCGCGGCCGTTTCTGGCAGATGCAGATTTTGTGAACAAGGCCGCCGATGGGCGCGCGGATGAGATTGCGCCATGTATCGGCTGTAATCAGGCGTGTCTCGACCATACGTTCTCGGGCAAGATTTCCTCTTGTCTGGTCAATCCGCTTGCCTGTTATGAGACCGAAGTCGAGATTTCGCCAACAACGGCGCCCAAAAAGGTGGCTGTTGTCGGGGCCGGGCCTGCGGGGCTCTCGGTTGCGATGACAGCGGCGCGGCGCGGTCACAAGGTGACGCTATTTGACAAGGCCGGAGAGATCGGCGGGCAGCTTAACATGGCCAAGGTGATCCCCGGCAAAGAGGAATTTTTCGGGCTGGTCGAATGGTTCGACACGATGATGGACAAATATGGGGTCGAATTGCGGTTAAACACCCAAGCCAGCGCCGAGGATATGGCCGGGTTTGACGAGGTGGTGGTGGCCACCGGCGTGCTGCCACGCGATCCGGGGATCGAGGGGCAGGACCGAGAGGGCGTGCTTTCCTATGTTGATCTGCTGCGTGGCAAGGCGGAGACGGGCAAGCGTGTGGCGGTGATAGGTGCAGGCGGTATTGGCTTTGATGTGTCTGAATACCTGGTGCATGAGGGCGAAAGCCCAACCGAAAACCTTGATCTGTGGCGCGAGGAATGGGGCGTGGGCGACCCGGAAGAAACGCGCGGAGGGTTGGCCCCGGAAGGGCCGCAACCGCATGCGCCCGCGCGACATGTCACGTTGATGCAGCGCAAGGCCAAGGCGCTGGGCAAGGGGCTGGGCAAAACGACCGGGTGGATTCACCGTGCCGCGCTGAAGATGAAGAATGTCGATATGATCGGTGGCGTGAATTACGAGAAAATCGACGACGCCGGCCTGCATATCAGTTTTGGCGAAGGGCGCGAAAACCCGCGGGTGATTGAATGTGACAACGTCATTCTCTGTGCCGGGCAGATCAGCGAACGATCGCTTGCGGATGCGCTGATTGCGAAGGGTGTGGCGTGTCACGTGATCGGCGGTGCCGATGTCGCAGCCGAGCTTGACGCCAAGCGCGCGATTGATCAGGGCGTTCGTCTGGGCGCGACTCTCTGA
- a CDS encoding ubiquinone biosynthesis methyltransferase UbiE: MPSDIALAGQSADRIVFTVKWGASIIQIMGYTATAFGWTPWNLYLFLVGVLGWFTVGVLWNDKAIMLIHIVALGAMLAGMSSG; the protein is encoded by the coding sequence GTGCCGTCTGATATCGCTCTGGCCGGGCAATCTGCGGACCGCATTGTCTTCACCGTCAAGTGGGGCGCGTCGATCATCCAGATCATGGGCTACACCGCGACGGCTTTCGGCTGGACTCCTTGGAACCTGTATCTGTTTCTTGTCGGTGTTCTCGGCTGGTTCACAGTCGGCGTGCTCTGGAACGACAAGGCAATCATGTTGATCCACATCGTCGCTCTGGGTGCAATGCTTGCCGGGATGAGCAGCGGGTGA
- a CDS encoding SDR family oxidoreductase: MSVEKVALITAGGSGMGASAARRLAADGFRVAILSSSGKGQALAEELGGFGVTGSNLSTDDLATLVNKAKDKWGRVDVLVNSAGHGPKGPVLEISDDDWHAGMDVYLLNVVRPTRLVTPLMQAQGGGTIINISTFAAFEPDPLFPTSGVFRAGLAAFTKLFSDKYAAENIRMNNVLPGFIDSLPETEDRRARIPMGRYGHAKEVSSLISWLASEGGGYMTGQNLRIDGGLTRAV, from the coding sequence ATGTCAGTAGAAAAAGTAGCACTTATCACCGCTGGCGGAAGCGGCATGGGAGCCTCGGCTGCCCGCCGCCTTGCGGCAGATGGGTTTCGGGTCGCAATTCTGTCCTCCTCGGGCAAAGGCCAAGCCCTCGCAGAAGAGCTTGGCGGCTTCGGCGTCACGGGATCGAACCTCTCGACAGACGACCTCGCAACGCTCGTGAACAAAGCAAAGGACAAGTGGGGGCGCGTCGATGTTCTGGTCAACTCTGCCGGGCACGGCCCCAAAGGCCCGGTACTCGAAATTTCCGATGATGACTGGCACGCCGGGATGGATGTGTATCTGCTGAACGTGGTCCGCCCTACGCGGCTGGTAACGCCTCTCATGCAGGCACAAGGCGGCGGCACGATCATAAATATCTCGACTTTTGCGGCCTTTGAACCCGACCCGCTGTTCCCGACGTCGGGCGTATTCCGCGCAGGGCTCGCCGCGTTCACCAAACTCTTTTCCGACAAATACGCGGCCGAAAACATTCGCATGAACAACGTCCTGCCCGGCTTTATCGACAGCCTGCCAGAAACCGAAGACCGCCGCGCCCGTATCCCGATGGGTCGCTATGGGCATGCCAAAGAGGTGTCATCGCTGATCTCTTGGTTGGCCTCGGAGGGGGGCGGCTACATGACCGGTCAAAACCTGCGAATCGACGGCGGGCTCACCCGTGCCGTCTGA
- a CDS encoding LysR substrate-binding domain-containing protein, whose protein sequence is MSQLPPLNALRAFDVAGRHLNFRAAADEMKVTQGAVAQQVRLLEAHLGMPLFDRLSKGLAFTAAGRSYHARVAAAFEDLRAATNAVRPESGKVLISVTPTFAAKWLIPNLPEFSATHPEIDLRILATEKVSSFHGDGIDLAIRQGQPPFGAALDAIRLFPQEIIAVAAPGLVEGQVLPLDLAALLRLPKLHDAHDLWPKFLKSLGSEDRDEHGLRLSQTALTIDAALSGQGVALVSRFLVTRDIAAGNLVQVTPETLRGQQDFYLLVERRAKRDAATGAVVDWLSSKAVPER, encoded by the coding sequence ATGAGTCAACTTCCTCCGCTTAACGCGCTACGCGCCTTTGATGTCGCGGGCCGTCATTTGAATTTTCGCGCCGCCGCCGATGAGATGAAGGTGACGCAGGGGGCCGTCGCGCAGCAGGTGCGGTTGCTTGAAGCACACCTGGGGATGCCGCTGTTTGACCGGCTGTCAAAGGGGTTGGCGTTTACGGCGGCGGGGCGCAGTTATCACGCGCGCGTCGCGGCTGCTTTCGAAGATCTGCGCGCGGCGACAAATGCAGTGCGACCCGAATCGGGTAAGGTTCTGATCAGCGTCACGCCGACCTTTGCGGCGAAATGGCTGATCCCGAACTTGCCGGAGTTTTCGGCCACGCATCCTGAGATTGATCTGCGCATACTCGCCACCGAAAAGGTGTCGAGCTTTCATGGGGATGGGATCGATTTGGCCATACGCCAAGGGCAACCGCCATTCGGAGCGGCGCTTGATGCCATTCGCCTGTTTCCTCAGGAAATCATTGCCGTGGCGGCCCCCGGGCTTGTTGAAGGGCAGGTACTGCCGCTTGATCTTGCGGCCTTGTTGCGGTTGCCCAAGTTGCACGATGCCCACGATCTCTGGCCCAAGTTTCTCAAGTCGCTGGGTAGCGAGGATCGCGATGAGCATGGGTTGCGCTTGAGTCAAACCGCGCTGACCATCGACGCCGCCCTTTCAGGTCAAGGCGTCGCGCTTGTGAGTCGTTTCTTGGTGACACGCGATATCGCGGCGGGCAATCTTGTGCAGGTGACGCCCGAAACACTGCGGGGGCAGCAGGATTTTTACCTGTTGGTAGAGCGACGGGCCAAACGTGATGCTGCGACGGGCGCTGTGGTTGATTGGCTCTCATCCAAGGCCGTTCCAGAGAGATGA
- a CDS encoding metalloregulator ArsR/SmtB family transcription factor — MILSVLSALAEPTRLAAIRLLADGDEHCVCELMQALGATQSRMSRHMQVLRQAFLVIDRRDAQWVRYRINPDLPPSIAAVLQAVCQVENEQERSVA; from the coding sequence ATGATTCTAAGTGTTCTTTCCGCATTGGCCGAACCTACGAGGCTTGCTGCGATTCGCCTTCTTGCCGATGGTGACGAGCATTGTGTCTGCGAGTTGATGCAGGCGCTTGGGGCGACCCAAAGCCGAATGTCGCGCCACATGCAGGTACTCAGACAGGCGTTTCTGGTGATCGACAGGCGCGACGCCCAATGGGTGAGATATCGGATAAACCCGGATTTGCCGCCAAGTATCGCAGCTGTTCTGCAAGCGGTTTGCCAAGTTGAAAATGAACAGGAAAGGAGCGTGGCATGA
- a CDS encoding permease encodes MTTETQGAAPHHDRPDWFWYVGTAAAGIVWVLLYRQLIAFSEWATGLFPVARDSHSGEAIAFFIYDVPKVLLLLTLIVFVTGVLRSWFSPEKTRAILSGKREIMGYPLAAALGVLTPFCSCSSVPLFIGFVSAGIPLGVTFSFLIAGPMVGPVGLGLLFGLVGWKIAGIYLVFGFTISTVAGWVMGRMGLERYLQDWVRELNAGAVGGLEEERLTMVDRLKIGLEQVQEILGNVWIWVVIGIAIGALIHGYVPEAMMLRIMGGEAWWSVPAAVVVGIPMYTNAAGVIPIVEALLGKGAALGTTLAFMMSVIALSLPEMIILKQVLTLRLISIFVAVVASGILATGFLFNIIL; translated from the coding sequence ATGACCACGGAGACACAAGGCGCGGCCCCTCATCATGATCGCCCCGATTGGTTTTGGTATGTCGGGACCGCCGCGGCGGGGATTGTTTGGGTGCTGCTCTATCGGCAGTTGATCGCGTTTTCGGAATGGGCGACCGGATTGTTCCCGGTTGCGCGCGATAGCCACAGCGGCGAAGCGATTGCCTTTTTTATTTATGACGTGCCGAAGGTACTCTTGCTGTTGACGCTTATCGTGTTTGTCACGGGGGTCTTGCGCAGTTGGTTCAGCCCGGAAAAGACGCGTGCCATCCTGTCGGGCAAACGCGAAATAATGGGGTATCCGCTTGCGGCGGCGCTTGGGGTGCTGACGCCTTTTTGTTCGTGCTCGTCTGTGCCGCTTTTCATCGGCTTCGTCTCGGCGGGCATTCCGCTGGGGGTCACATTCTCATTTCTGATCGCCGGGCCGATGGTGGGACCGGTTGGGCTTGGGCTTTTGTTCGGGCTGGTGGGATGGAAGATTGCCGGGATCTATCTGGTATTCGGGTTCACGATCTCGACAGTGGCGGGATGGGTGATGGGGCGGATGGGCCTTGAGAGATACCTGCAGGATTGGGTGCGGGAGTTGAACGCCGGCGCGGTAGGTGGCTTGGAAGAAGAGCGCCTGACGATGGTGGACCGGCTCAAGATCGGTCTGGAACAGGTTCAGGAGATATTGGGCAATGTCTGGATCTGGGTGGTGATTGGCATTGCCATCGGCGCGTTGATCCATGGCTATGTGCCCGAGGCCATGATGCTGCGGATCATGGGCGGTGAGGCATGGTGGTCTGTGCCTGCGGCAGTGGTGGTGGGGATTCCGATGTATACCAATGCGGCGGGCGTTATCCCCATCGTCGAAGCGTTGTTGGGCAAGGGTGCGGCGCTTGGCACGACGTTGGCTTTCATGATGTCGGTCATTGCGCTCAGCTTGCCTGAGATGATCATTCTGAAACAGGTGCTGACCCTGCGCCTGATTTCGATCTTTGTCGCTGTGGTTGCCTCGGGCATTCTGGCAACCGGCTTTTTGTTCAACATAATTCTCTGA
- a CDS encoding thioredoxin family protein has translation MKNVKVYGPGCKRCEATEKMVKDAAAKLSIEVTVEKVTDPREIAMAGVMSTPGVSVDGKLVHAGGLPDQAKLDGWLSA, from the coding sequence GTGAAAAACGTCAAGGTTTATGGCCCCGGGTGTAAACGGTGTGAAGCCACCGAAAAGATGGTGAAAGACGCGGCCGCCAAATTGAGTATTGAAGTTACCGTCGAAAAGGTCACTGACCCGCGCGAAATTGCCATGGCGGGGGTTATGTCGACGCCGGGGGTGTCGGTTGATGGCAAGTTGGTTCACGCAGGTGGTTTGCCCGACCAAGCCAAGCTTGACGGGTGGTTGTCGGCCTGA
- a CDS encoding prephenate dehydratase, translating to MIQRIAFQGEPGAYSHEACRKARPDMEALPCHTFEDVIACVRDGRADLAMLPVENSTYGRVADIHRLLPESGLHIVDEAFVRVRICLLANPGTPLSDIHTVRAHLVLLPQSASFLKSHGIKAHAAADSAGAAADLVRLKTPGEAVLASELAGEIYGLDVLARDIEDHGHNTTRFVIMAREMDLTPRGSLGMMTTFVFEVRNIPAALYKAMGGFATNGVNMTKLESYMVDGSFTATRFYADIDGHPDDANVKLAMEELDYFTSYVEILGVYPANRPR from the coding sequence ATGATCCAGCGCATCGCCTTTCAAGGAGAACCCGGCGCCTATTCTCACGAGGCATGCCGCAAGGCCCGCCCCGATATGGAAGCCCTGCCCTGCCATACCTTTGAAGACGTGATTGCTTGTGTTCGTGACGGGCGCGCTGACCTGGCCATGCTGCCGGTCGAAAATTCGACCTATGGCCGCGTCGCCGATATTCACCGCCTGCTGCCTGAAAGCGGGCTGCACATCGTCGATGAAGCCTTCGTGCGGGTGCGTATCTGCCTATTGGCCAATCCCGGAACGCCGCTGTCCGATATTCACACCGTGCGCGCCCATCTGGTGCTGCTTCCGCAATCAGCGAGCTTTCTCAAATCCCACGGCATCAAGGCCCACGCCGCCGCCGACAGCGCCGGTGCCGCCGCCGATCTGGTGCGGCTGAAAACTCCGGGCGAGGCGGTGCTGGCCTCTGAACTGGCCGGCGAAATTTATGGCCTCGACGTGCTGGCCCGCGATATCGAGGATCACGGCCACAACACCACCCGCTTCGTCATCATGGCCCGCGAAATGGATCTCACGCCGCGCGGCAGCCTGGGTATGATGACCACCTTCGTTTTCGAGGTCCGTAACATCCCCGCCGCCCTGTACAAGGCGATGGGCGGTTTTGCCACCAACGGCGTGAACATGACCAAGCTGGAAAGCTACATGGTCGATGGCTCCTTCACCGCCACGCGTTTTTATGCCGATATCGACGGCCACCCCGATGATGCGAATGTGAAACTCGCCATGGAAGAATTGGACTATTTCACCTCATACGTCGAAATCCTCGGCGTCTACCCGGCCAATCGTCCGCGCTAA